In Nocardioides marinus, one DNA window encodes the following:
- a CDS encoding M50 family metallopeptidase → MRTLAAGLESGWDRVWSDLTSRQALPDPAVVLGAGAVALALVLWPGTWPRVRLLVTVVHEAGHALVALGVGRRLQGIRLHSDTSGVTVSRGRPSGPGMVAMLAAGYLAPALVGLGAALLLADGRALLLLWSLSVLLLLVLLWIRNGFGLLVVVVVLAGTVAVTWYADARAQSALALLLAWLLLLAAPRPLLELLVAGRAGRRGSDPDQLARLTRVPSVLWTLVLLAANVSGLVVGVSTLAPDLLSG, encoded by the coding sequence GTGAGGACGCTCGCGGCGGGGCTGGAGAGCGGCTGGGACCGCGTGTGGTCCGACCTCACCTCCCGCCAGGCGCTGCCGGACCCCGCGGTCGTGCTGGGTGCCGGGGCCGTCGCGCTGGCCCTGGTCCTGTGGCCGGGGACCTGGCCGCGGGTGCGGCTGCTCGTCACGGTGGTGCACGAGGCCGGTCACGCGCTGGTGGCGCTGGGGGTGGGGCGCCGGCTGCAGGGCATCCGGCTGCACTCCGACACCAGCGGCGTGACGGTCTCCCGCGGCCGGCCCAGCGGCCCGGGCATGGTGGCGATGCTCGCGGCCGGCTACCTCGCGCCGGCGCTGGTGGGACTGGGGGCGGCCCTGCTGCTCGCCGACGGCCGGGCCCTGCTGCTGCTGTGGTCGCTGTCCGTGCTGCTCCTGCTGGTCCTGCTGTGGATCCGCAACGGCTTCGGCCTGCTGGTGGTCGTGGTCGTGCTCGCCGGGACCGTCGCCGTCACCTGGTACGCCGATGCCCGCGCGCAGTCCGCGCTGGCACTGCTGCTCGCGTGGCTGCTCCTGCTCGCCGCGCCCCGGCCGCTTCTCGAGCTGCTGGTGGCCGGCCGCGCCGGACGCCGCGGCTCCGACCCCGACCAGCTGGCGCGGCTGACGCGGGTCCCGTCGGTGCTGTGGACCCTGGTGCTGCTTGCGGCCAACGTCAGCGGGCTGGTCGTCGGGGTCTCGACGCTGGCGCCCGACCTGCTCTCCGGGTGA
- a CDS encoding solute carrier family 23 protein encodes MSSTATPSATSTLDRYFEITARGSTVGREVRGGVVTFLTMAYIIVLNPLILGFVPDSTGAYLGGGPGDGSNLPAIAAGTALVAGVLTILMGTVAKFPLALATGLGLNAFVAVAIATQATWADAMGLVVLEGLVILVLVLTGFRTAVFHAVPTQLKVAISVGIGLFIALIGFVDAGFVTRIPDAAQTTVPVQLGAGGTLAGWPVLVFALGLVLLVALWVRKVRGAILIAILVATVAAAVLEGVLDLGGRSADNPGGWSLSVPTVDGFVDVPDLATLGEFSLFGAFETIGIIAALLLVFSLLLADFFDTMGTMTAIGAEAGLNDEEGVPPHTQRILVVDSVAAIAGGAAGVSSNTSYIESASGVGEGARTGLASVVTGLLFLAAMFFTPVVRAIPSEAAVPALVLVGFLMMQQVTEIDWSDVEVALPAFLTIVLMPFTYSITVGIGAGFVSYVLIKVVLGKVRTIHPLLAVVAGLFVVYFAIDPITSWLT; translated from the coding sequence GTGAGCAGCACCGCGACCCCGAGCGCCACCAGCACCCTCGACCGCTACTTCGAGATCACCGCCCGCGGCTCGACCGTGGGCCGCGAGGTCCGCGGCGGGGTCGTCACCTTCTTGACGATGGCCTACATCATCGTGCTCAACCCGCTGATTCTCGGCTTCGTGCCCGACTCCACCGGCGCCTACCTCGGGGGCGGTCCCGGCGACGGCTCCAACCTGCCGGCCATCGCGGCGGGCACCGCGCTGGTCGCCGGCGTCCTCACGATCCTCATGGGCACGGTGGCCAAGTTCCCCCTGGCGCTGGCCACCGGTCTGGGCCTCAACGCGTTCGTCGCGGTCGCCATCGCCACCCAGGCGACCTGGGCCGACGCGATGGGCCTGGTGGTCCTGGAGGGCCTGGTCATCCTCGTGCTGGTCCTCACCGGGTTCCGTACGGCGGTCTTCCACGCCGTCCCCACCCAGCTGAAGGTGGCGATCTCTGTCGGGATCGGGCTGTTCATCGCCCTGATCGGCTTCGTCGACGCCGGCTTCGTGACCCGCATCCCCGACGCCGCGCAGACGACCGTGCCGGTGCAGCTCGGCGCCGGGGGCACGCTGGCCGGCTGGCCGGTTCTCGTCTTCGCGCTCGGCCTGGTGCTGCTCGTGGCGCTGTGGGTGCGCAAGGTCCGCGGCGCCATCCTGATCGCCATCCTGGTCGCCACCGTCGCGGCCGCGGTGCTGGAGGGCGTGCTCGACCTGGGTGGCCGCTCCGCGGACAACCCGGGCGGCTGGTCGCTGAGCGTCCCGACCGTCGACGGCTTCGTGGACGTCCCCGACCTGGCGACGCTGGGGGAGTTCTCGCTGTTCGGTGCCTTCGAGACGATCGGGATCATCGCCGCCCTGCTGCTGGTCTTCTCGCTGCTGCTGGCCGACTTCTTCGACACGATGGGCACGATGACCGCCATCGGTGCCGAGGCCGGTCTCAACGACGAGGAGGGCGTGCCGCCGCACACCCAGCGCATCCTCGTGGTCGACTCGGTCGCCGCGATCGCCGGTGGCGCCGCCGGGGTCTCCTCCAACACCTCCTACATCGAGTCCGCCTCGGGCGTGGGGGAGGGTGCTCGCACCGGGCTGGCCTCGGTCGTGACCGGGCTGCTCTTCCTGGCCGCGATGTTCTTCACCCCGGTCGTGCGCGCCATCCCCTCGGAGGCCGCCGTCCCGGCCCTGGTGCTGGTGGGCTTCTTGATGATGCAGCAGGTCACCGAGATCGACTGGTCCGACGTCGAGGTGGCGCTGCCGGCGTTCCTCACGATCGTGCTGATGCCGTTCACCTACTCCATCACCGTGGGCATCGGCGCCGGGTTCGTCTCCTACGTCCTCATCAAGGTCGTCCTGGGCAAGGTCCGCACCATCCACCCGCTGCTCGCCGTGGTCGCCGGGCTGTTCGTCGTCTACTTCGCGATCGACCCGATCACCTCCTGGCTCACCTGA
- a CDS encoding MFS transporter, protein MTTPSEDQPGAASSAGGGGGTSTGTRGGAPGGTPGAGSGAGSGAGSGSRARAVGRGLGTGARATGRGAAGFARATGRATAYVGSQARRAAGAQGAEDSGLNRLIYLHFFNTAGDAAVAISLAGSLFFQVPSGEARGQVALFLGLTMLPFAIVAPLIGPFLDRFSHGRRWAIGATMALRAFLVWALAGAIAEGDSPWLFAAALGVLVSSKAYGVTRAAAVPRLLPEGFTLVKANGRVSLAGIVGASVSAPIAGLASLAGSEWSLRYAFLLFVVAVVCAIRLPEKVDSSVGEGELVLMGETLRRPGRRPRTRIPRAVAFALRANCGPRWMSGFLLMFMAFLLRENPPESGLSPEVLIALVVGAAGAGNGLGVAMASLLRRINPSVTVVLALLADAALALVATLFYGVLPLVLLGLVAGLSQSLAKFCLDATIQRDVPTGVQASAFARSDTTLQLAWVIGGFVGIALPLDPPRLGLGVAFAVLAAWSVFVLASRRSMPVPVAS, encoded by the coding sequence ATGACGACGCCGTCCGAGGACCAGCCCGGCGCCGCGTCCTCCGCGGGCGGCGGAGGTGGCACCTCCACGGGCACCCGGGGAGGTGCCCCGGGAGGCACCCCCGGGGCCGGATCAGGGGCAGGATCGGGTGCCGGCTCGGGCAGCCGCGCCAGGGCGGTCGGGCGCGGGCTGGGCACGGGTGCGCGGGCGACCGGGCGCGGTGCGGCCGGGTTCGCCCGGGCGACGGGCCGGGCGACGGCGTACGTCGGCAGCCAGGCGCGGCGCGCCGCCGGCGCCCAGGGCGCCGAGGACTCCGGGCTGAACCGGCTGATCTACCTGCACTTCTTCAACACCGCCGGCGACGCGGCCGTCGCGATCTCGCTGGCGGGCAGCCTGTTCTTCCAGGTGCCCTCGGGCGAGGCGCGCGGCCAGGTGGCGCTGTTCCTGGGCCTGACGATGCTGCCGTTCGCGATCGTCGCGCCGCTGATCGGGCCGTTCCTCGACCGCTTCTCCCACGGTCGCCGCTGGGCGATCGGGGCGACGATGGCCCTGCGGGCGTTCCTGGTGTGGGCGCTGGCCGGCGCCATCGCGGAGGGCGACTCGCCGTGGCTGTTCGCCGCCGCCCTCGGGGTGCTGGTCTCCTCGAAGGCCTACGGCGTGACCCGGGCCGCGGCGGTGCCGCGTCTGCTGCCCGAGGGGTTCACCCTGGTCAAGGCCAACGGGCGCGTCTCCCTGGCCGGCATCGTGGGGGCGTCGGTGTCCGCACCGATCGCCGGGCTGGCCTCGCTGGCCGGGTCGGAGTGGTCGCTGCGCTACGCGTTCCTGCTGTTCGTCGTCGCCGTCGTCTGCGCGATCCGGCTGCCGGAGAAGGTCGACTCGTCGGTGGGTGAGGGCGAGCTCGTGCTGATGGGCGAGACCCTGCGGCGCCCGGGCCGCCGCCCGCGGACCCGGATCCCGCGGGCCGTCGCGTTCGCCCTGCGGGCCAACTGCGGGCCGCGGTGGATGAGCGGGTTCCTGCTGATGTTCATGGCCTTCCTGCTCCGCGAGAACCCGCCCGAGTCGGGGCTCTCCCCCGAGGTGCTGATCGCGCTCGTCGTCGGTGCCGCCGGTGCCGGCAACGGGCTCGGTGTCGCCATGGCCTCGCTGCTGCGCCGGATCAACCCGTCGGTGACGGTCGTGCTCGCGCTGCTCGCCGACGCCGCCCTGGCGCTCGTCGCGACGCTCTTCTACGGCGTGCTGCCGCTGGTGCTGCTCGGCCTGGTGGCCGGGCTGTCGCAGTCCCTGGCGAAGTTCTGCCTCGACGCCACCATCCAGCGTGACGTGCCGACCGGGGTCCAGGCCTCGGCGTTCGCGCGCTCGGACACGACCCTGCAGCTGGCGTGGGTCATCGGCGGCTTCGTGGGCATCGCGCTGCCCCTGGACCCGCCCCGGCTCGGGCTCGGGGTCGCCTTCGCCGTGCTCGCCGCGTGGTCGGTGTTCGTGCTGGCCAGCAGGCGGTCGATGCCGGTGCCGGTCGCCAGCTGA
- a CDS encoding DUF2530 domain-containing protein, with protein sequence MDLRDEQPTQHEIGNRTFLVADVDPLDVDGVRTVSVGSGLFLLGFLALLPFYGSLQENGRTWWLWMCLTGFALGLFGVEYCRRRRRARDRMREDGV encoded by the coding sequence GTGGACCTGCGCGACGAGCAGCCGACCCAGCACGAGATCGGCAACCGCACCTTCCTGGTGGCCGACGTCGACCCGCTCGACGTCGACGGCGTGCGCACCGTCTCGGTGGGGTCGGGGCTGTTCCTGCTGGGCTTCTTGGCGCTGCTCCCGTTCTACGGCTCGCTGCAGGAGAACGGGCGCACCTGGTGGCTATGGATGTGCCTGACCGGCTTCGCCCTCGGCCTGTTCGGCGTGGAGTACTGCCGGCGGCGCCGGCGCGCCCGCGACCGGATGCGCGAGGACGGCGTGTGA
- a CDS encoding methyltransferase domain-containing protein — MSTLPPTRWEQAGPAAAQGFGRKFGELVASGQDVDGEARLADTLLPRGARVLDVGAGMGRVTAALSARGHTVVGVEPDLALVEQARATYPGIDVLHSDVLGLDDALLGDRPAQFDLVVVVGNVMVFLAEGTERRVLSLLRSRLAPGGRVLLGFHLVGAPAHARSYPAEEFVADAEASGLRVDARFGSYELHPANEEYAVWVLSASHAGPPPTDFGHAFS; from the coding sequence GTGAGCACCCTGCCGCCCACCCGGTGGGAGCAGGCCGGACCCGCCGCGGCGCAGGGCTTCGGCCGCAAGTTCGGCGAGCTCGTGGCCAGCGGCCAGGACGTCGACGGCGAGGCCCGCCTCGCCGACACGCTGCTGCCGCGCGGCGCCCGGGTGCTGGACGTCGGCGCCGGCATGGGCCGGGTCACCGCCGCTTTGTCCGCGCGCGGCCACACGGTGGTCGGCGTCGAGCCCGACCTCGCGCTGGTCGAGCAGGCACGGGCCACCTACCCGGGCATCGACGTCCTGCACAGCGACGTGCTCGGGCTCGACGACGCGCTGCTCGGGGACCGGCCCGCGCAGTTCGACCTGGTCGTCGTCGTCGGGAACGTCATGGTGTTCCTCGCCGAGGGCACCGAGCGCCGCGTGCTCTCGCTGCTGCGCTCGCGCCTGGCCCCCGGCGGGCGGGTGCTGCTCGGCTTCCACCTCGTCGGGGCACCGGCGCACGCGCGGTCCTACCCCGCCGAGGAGTTCGTCGCCGACGCCGAGGCGTCCGGGCTGCGGGTCGACGCGCGGTTCGGGTCCTACGAGCTGCACCCCGCGAACGAGGAGTACGCCGTGTGGGTGCTGTCGGCCTCCCACGCAGGTCCCCCGCCGACCGACTTCGGGCACGCCTTCAGCTGA
- a CDS encoding cold shock domain-containing protein, which produces MPTGKVKWYDAEKGFGFLSQESGPDVYVRAEALPEGTTALKPGTKVEFGIAQGRRGDQALQVRILDAPASVSRNRAEAKRKSPDAMVTIVEDVIRLLDSTSEAYRHGRHPDKAAGKQTAKVLRALADELDS; this is translated from the coding sequence GTGCCGACTGGCAAGGTGAAGTGGTACGACGCCGAGAAGGGCTTCGGCTTCCTGTCCCAGGAGTCCGGGCCCGACGTCTACGTGCGCGCCGAGGCGCTGCCCGAGGGCACGACCGCGCTGAAGCCGGGGACCAAGGTCGAGTTCGGCATCGCCCAGGGCCGCCGCGGCGACCAGGCGCTGCAGGTGCGCATCCTCGACGCCCCCGCCTCGGTGAGCCGCAACCGCGCCGAGGCGAAGCGGAAGTCGCCCGACGCGATGGTCACCATCGTCGAGGACGTCATCCGCCTCCTCGACTCGACCTCCGAGGCCTACCGCCACGGCCGGCACCCCGACAAGGCGGCCGGCAAGCAGACCGCCAAGGTGCTCCGCGCCCTCGCCGACGAGCTCGACTCCTAG
- a CDS encoding DUF3027 domain-containing protein, translating to MTTIARAKPDRATVAAVDVARDALIADVDDPRDVGEHLGHDVEGERVVTHRFACTRKGYVGWHWCVTLVRAPRQKHVTVAETVLLPGEEAIVAPEWVPYRERIRPGDLSPGDLLPVADDDPRLVPTYSFGDDPLDADDKAQIRQVAKDLGLGRSRTLSPEGRDLAAQRWYDGDGGPGAPIAQSAPDQCTSCGFLMRIAGPLAETFGVCANGDANDDGRIVSFDHGCGAHSEVRLAKKHEPQPLPEPVVDDLDASLIETF from the coding sequence GTGACGACCATCGCCCGTGCCAAGCCCGACCGTGCCACGGTCGCGGCCGTCGACGTCGCACGCGACGCCCTGATCGCCGACGTCGACGACCCGCGTGACGTCGGCGAGCACCTCGGCCACGACGTCGAGGGCGAGCGGGTGGTCACCCACCGCTTCGCCTGCACCCGCAAGGGCTACGTCGGCTGGCACTGGTGCGTGACCCTGGTGCGCGCGCCTCGGCAGAAGCACGTGACCGTCGCCGAGACGGTGCTGCTGCCCGGCGAGGAGGCGATCGTCGCCCCCGAGTGGGTGCCCTACCGCGAGCGCATCCGCCCCGGCGACCTCTCCCCGGGGGACCTGCTGCCGGTCGCCGACGACGACCCTCGCCTGGTGCCCACCTACTCCTTCGGCGACGACCCGCTCGACGCCGACGACAAGGCGCAGATCCGCCAGGTCGCCAAGGACCTCGGCCTCGGCCGCTCGCGCACGCTCTCCCCGGAGGGCCGCGACCTCGCCGCCCAGCGGTGGTACGACGGCGACGGCGGCCCCGGTGCGCCGATCGCCCAGTCGGCGCCCGACCAGTGCACGTCGTGCGGCTTCCTCATGCGCATCGCCGGCCCGCTGGCCGAGACCTTCGGCGTGTGCGCCAACGGCGACGCCAACGACGACGGCCGGATCGTCTCCTTCGACCACGGCTGCGGTGCCCACTCCGAGGTCCGGCTGGCCAAGAAGCACGAGCCGCAGCCGCTCCCGGAGCCGGTGGTCGACGACCTCGACGCCAGCCTCATCGAGACGTTCTGA